GGGATCATTTTCACCTTCCTGATTTTCGGGCTGTTTCTCCCAGCAGCCAAATTGGAAGTTGACCAATTGCGAGATGCCTACAACGTCCCCGAATTCAATTCAGCACCAATCTCATCTGAGGAGTCTACGCTCGGGAAAATCCTGACGTTTCCGGCGCAGGCCAGCCAGTACGCACCGATTGCGTTTGTGTTCGTACTGCTTGTGACTGGCGGGATGGCAGCTGCATACGGGAGTGGAGTTGACACCTCTTTTGAGACCGAAGACTTTCTTCCCCCAGAAGAGCAGCCGGACTACATAACGGCACTTCCAGAACCGTTTGCACCAAGTGAATACACCGTTACTGAGACACTAAATCTGCTTGAAGATCGCTTTTCGACTAACCAAGATCAATCAGTAAAGTTGTACGTGCAAGGCAACTTCGAAGAGGGCCACGCGTTGGAGGCCCTCGCAGATCCAAACGATGATGCTGTAGGGGCACTCGCAGTCGGCAGCGGCGGAGCTGCTCGTCCCACGAGTATTGTGACTGTCATCCAGTCACATGCTGAACAGGATCAGGAGTTCGCCAGACTGGTCGCTCGAAACGACCTCAACGACAACGGAATTCCTGACCGCAATCTCGATCGTATCTATGATGAGCTGTTCGCGTCATCGTCCGGCGATCGTGCCGAGCAGTATCTCACACCAGATCGACGGAGCGCACAGGTCCAATACGCAATTGATTCGGGTGCTTCACAAAGTGAGGCTGCTGGTGATGCCCGAGCATTCGTCGAGGACTTCCGGTATGAAACGACTGCAACTGGTCAAATTGTCGTTTTTGATGCGGTGACTGACATCATATTCAACTCTTCGATCCAAGGATTGGTGATTGCGATAGGGCTAACTGGCTTGTTCCTCATCATCGCGTACGCAGTACTCGAAAGCAAGCCGCTCCTCGGAATTGTGAATCTCTTCCCAATCCTGATCGCAATCGCGTTCCTACTCGGTACGATGCGATATCTCGGGATATCACTAAACGCGTTAACTGGGACAATCCTCTCCATTTCAATTGGACTTGGGATTGCATACTCAGTCCATGCTACCCATCGCTTCGTTGATGAGTATAACGCGGGTGCTGGCGCTTATGAGTCAATGATTATCACACTTTCGGGAACTGGTGGTGCGCTCCTCGGGAGTATGCTTACAACGTCGCTCGGGACGGGCGCGCTTGCGCTTGCTATTACACCTGTGCTAGGTGATTTTGGCCTGCTAATGGCGATAAGTGTCATCTACTCATTTGTGTTCACAATTATTGCACTTCCTCCTGCAGTCCTTCTGTGGGAACGGTACCAAGGTGTCTGGACTGGGATCGACCTAGCAATAACGAGTTGAGACTGCTCCTCTAAGAGAGAATTGACGAGAACGCCTCGCGCTTCAGCGCGGGGAGGATGTCAACTACTACTGTCGCTTTCAATGTCACCGAAATCAAATTCATCGGTTCGTACACCCTCGTCCACGGGTGACTGGGTATTTTGTTGATCGGCACTCACCATATCAGGCCCTTTGATTTCAGACGGCTGTTCCACGGTTTTATCTGAATCAGTAGCTTCTTGAATAGCAACTGCTCGACGCTGTAGTTGATCGATTCGTGGGACGCCCGTCACATTTGAGAGCACTACTGTTGCCGTGAGTTGTGTGGCGTTTTTTATTGACTCATCACCCGCAAGAACCTCGACAGTCTTGGTCTCTTCTTCAAGAAGATACCGCCCCGTCTCGAAGCCCTTACGCGAGATTGTGTTTGGTGGACCAGTGAGGATAACGAGGACACGGTCCGCTGAGGTGATGTCACACGGGACGGTCATTTTTGACTGAACTGATCGGCTGATGAGGTCTTTCACAGTTGATGCGTCAACTGAGATAGTATTGCTTTCGGGTGACCGCCCGAGAAGCTGAAGAATCCGGGCAAGCAACCCTTCGGGTTTCATATCAATGTCAACCTTTGCTTGACCGATCGTCGCAACGCCACCAATCTCAAGCGTTCGCTTGATATCTGTCGCGTCGATCCGCACCTCGGACGCAGACCCCCGGTCACGTTCTCCCGCACCGAAGATTCCCAACACCCGCTCGACAGCCATCGTATTGATCGACTCATAGCAGTCAGCGACACGATCCGTGTCTTGACACCACGCATCGTTGTCAACGAGAAACACAGCGTCTGCTTTCGGGACCACTGTTCGGACCCCACGAGCTGCGGTCAGGATCCGGCGGTCAGGCTCCCCACAAGCCGGGAGCACACCGAGTGCATACACTGATGTCTCGTAGATCGATTGGAGTTCCTCCAAGAG
This genomic window from Halorubrum sp. PV6 contains:
- a CDS encoding RND family transporter, giving the protein MTLGERIEAWTRRLNDTIVDSPRRVIIAFLVLTLVFTGGIGLVSTDTEATDSFTEGLEEQEALDAVNQEFEDPFQPDSESTQIIHSGGNVLTKEALLRDLRILEEVESRDDLRVASTSGPATVIAQQVDPTATTAAEQRRAIESTSATRVRQIVRSLSENARFTRSLATDFNPTSASASASITVVTHDVPAGFASGDLQDVQTDIRSIAAEQPGDITAFGSGVTNAETASVIGDSLIIVMPVVVVLLLLFLIVAYRDPIDLSLGLLSLLMTVIWTFGFLGLSGIPFNQQMITVPVLLLAVGVDFGIHIINRYREEAVAGYNATEAMREANNQLMIAFIIVTVTTVFGFGANVISDLTPIRNVGIASGIGIIFTFLIFGLFLPAAKLEVDQLRDAYNVPEFNSAPISSEESTLGKILTFPAQASQYAPIAFVFVLLVTGGMAAAYGSGVDTSFETEDFLPPEEQPDYITALPEPFAPSEYTVTETLNLLEDRFSTNQDQSVKLYVQGNFEEGHALEALADPNDDAVGALAVGSGGAARPTSIVTVIQSHAEQDQEFARLVARNDLNDNGIPDRNLDRIYDELFASSSGDRAEQYLTPDRRSAQVQYAIDSGASQSEAAGDARAFVEDFRYETTATGQIVVFDAVTDIIFNSSIQGLVIAIGLTGLFLIIAYAVLESKPLLGIVNLFPILIAIAFLLGTMRYLGISLNALTGTILSISIGLGIAYSVHATHRFVDEYNAGAGAYESMIITLSGTGGALLGSMLTTSLGTGALALAITPVLGDFGLLMAISVIYSFVFTIIALPPAVLLWERYQGVWTGIDLAITS
- a CDS encoding cell division protein FtsZ → MLAFNTESQAFDQTIALTDDQQVLIGDTHPEVTRREPDDDRSHGDDKPRPADETATAVDAATAAATPRESHSTVNADGSHLTAEVTEYGVGGDPEVGAEVARADGPEIRRALDRIDETEVAAILLVTGLGGGTGCGVGSILLEELQSIYETSVYALGVLPACGEPDRRILTAARGVRTVVPKADAVFLVDNDAWCQDTDRVADCYESINTMAVERVLGIFGAGERDRGSASEVRIDATDIKRTLEIGGVATIGQAKVDIDMKPEGLLARILQLLGRSPESNTISVDASTVKDLISRSVQSKMTVPCDITSADRVLVILTGPPNTISRKGFETGRYLLEEETKTVEVLAGDESIKNATQLTATVVLSNVTGVPRIDQLQRRAVAIQEATDSDKTVEQPSEIKGPDMVSADQQNTQSPVDEGVRTDEFDFGDIESDSSS